A section of the Phaseolus vulgaris cultivar G19833 chromosome 8, P. vulgaris v2.0, whole genome shotgun sequence genome encodes:
- the LOC137826143 gene encoding probable LRR receptor-like serine/threonine-protein kinase At3g47570 encodes MALTVIMILLSVVSQTLVNMAPATVALVLSSENDKVALLALKKKLTNGVPNSLPSWNHSLHFCEWQGVTCGHRHMRVSVLHLENQNWNGTLGPSLGNLTFLRGLILSKINLHGEIPTQIGRLKRLQVLDLSHNNLNGQIPIHLTNCSKLEVINLLYNKLSGKVPSWFGLGSMTRLNMLLLGANDLVGTIPPSLGNLSSLQNITLARNHLVGSIPHVLGRLSNLKELYLGLNYLSGVVPDSLYNLSNIQVLVLGENQLSGTFPSKMQLAFPNLRAFFVAVNQFSGTFPSSISNITGLQAFDISSNSFSGPIPSTFGSLNKLQLVDISRNSFGSGRARDLDFLSSLTNCTQLKILLLDWNEFGGVLPDLIGNFSTHLTSLSMGLNQISGMIPEGIGQLIGLTDFIMEDNYLEGTIPDSIGRLKNLVRLVLQENKFSGNIPTAIGNLTMLSELYLHTNRFVGGIPLSLKYCTRMQSFGVSTNNLSGNIPTQTFGNLEDLINLDLSNNSFTGSIPLEFGNLKHLSLLHLYENKLSGEIPQELGACSALTQLVLRSNFFRGTIPSFLGSLGSLEMLDLSNNSFSGTIPGELQKLSYLNTLNLSFNHLYGEVPTGGVFNNVTAISLIGNKDLCGGIPQLKLPACSKLPSEKHKWSFRKKLILIIAIAVVVGLVTLTLFISFYLFRKRTKTSLTLWSPKNRYVKVSYGELHKATNGFSSSNLVGSGSFGSVYCGSLLPYKRPIAVKVLNLETGGASKSFVAECKVLGRIMHRNLLNILTCCSSIDYNGKDFKAIVFDFMPNGSLESLLHNNEDLESRNFSLNLELMLNIALDVANALDYLHHGSEQAVVHCDIKPSNVLLDDDIVAHLGDFGLARLLHVTTGHSNRDQVSSSAIRGTIGYVPPEYGTGCKVSAKGDIYSYGIVVLEMLTRRKPTDAMFGEALSLHKFCQMAIPEGISEIVDPRLLVPTNEEGRRVMESKIRECLVGFARIGVLCSAELPDERMDIKDVVLELHTIKQTLCH; translated from the exons ATGGCTCTAACTGTAATAATGATTCTTCTGAGTGTTGTTTCACAAACCTTGGTGAACATGGCACCAGCTACGGTTGCTCTTGTTTTGAGTTCAGAGAATGATAAGGTGGCTTTACTTGCTTTGAAGAAGAAGCTTACCAATGGAGTGCCTAATTCTCTTCCATCATGGAATCACTCTTTGCATTTCTGTGAGTGGCAGGGTGTTACATGCGGACATCGCCACATGAGAGTCTCTGTCTTGCACTTGGAAAATCAGAACTGGAATGGTACTCTTGGACCATCCTTGGGAAATCTAACCTTCCTCAGAGGCCTCATTCTTTCCAAGATCAACTTGCATGGTGAAATTCCAACACAAATTGGTCGACTAAAGAGGTTGCAGGTTCTTGACTTGAGCCACAACAATCTAAATGGTCAGATTCCTATACACCTTACCAACTGCTCTAAACTTGAGGTGATTAACTTGTTGTACAACAAACTCTCTGGAAAAGTTCCCTCCTGGTTTGGACTTGGATCCATGACACGGCTTAATATGTTGCTTCTTGGTGCCAATGATCTAGTTGGTACTATTCCACCTTCCTTGGGGAATCTTTCATCCCTCCAAAATATCACGCTTGCAAGAAATCATTTGGTGGGAAGTATACCACATGTGTTGGGTCGGTTATCAAATTTGAAAGAGCTGTATCTTGGTTTAAATTATTTGTCAGGAGTAGTGCCTGATTCTCTTTATAATCTTTCCAATATTCAAGTCCTTGTTCTCGGGGAAAACCAGTTATCTGGTACTTTTCCATCAAAAATGCAACTTGCTTTTCCAAACCTTCGAGCATTCTTCGTTGCAGTGAACCAGTTCAGTGGAACTTTCCCGTCTTCAATATCCAACATCACCGGATTGCAAGCGTTTGATATTTCCTCAAATAGTTTTAGTGGGCCAATTCCTTCCACTTTTGGAAGCCTAAATAAACTTCAGTTGGTGGACATTAGTCGCAATAGTTTTGGAAGTGGCAGAGCTCGTGATTTGGATTTCCTTTCCTCTTTAACCAATTGTACTCAATTGAAGATACTTCTTTTGGATTGGAATGAATTTGGTGGTGTGTTGCCAGATCTCATCGGCAATTTTTCTACCCACCTCACTTCGCTTAGTATGGGGTTGAATCAAATATCTGGAATGATACCTGAAGGAATTGGACAGCTAATCGGTTTAACTGACTTCATCATGGAAGATAATTATCTAGAGGGAACTATTCCAGATTCAATTGGAAGGCTTAAAAATCTAGTAAGATTGGTTCtgcaagaaaacaaattttCTGGTAATATTCCTACTGCCATTGGTAATCTTACTATGTTGTCTGAACTTTATCTGCACACAAATAGATTTGTTGGAGGCATTCCCTTAAGCCTCAAATACTGCACTCGAATGCAGTCATTTGGTGTTTCCACCAACAACTTGAGTGGGAATATCCCTACTCAAACATTTGGCAATCTAGAAGACTTGATAAATCTTGACTTATCCAACAACTCTTTCACTGGTTCCATTCCTTTAGAGTTTGGAAACTTGAAGCACCTTTCCCTATTACATCTATACGAAAACAAGTTGTCTGGTGAAATTCCCCAAGAACTTGGAGCTTGTTCCGCATTAACACAACTCGTGCTGAGATCAAACTTCTTTCGGGGAACCATACCTTCGTTTTTGGGCTCTTTAGGATCCCTGGAAATGCTAGACCTTTCTAACAACAGCTTCTCTGGCACAATCCCTGGTGAACTACAAAAGTTGAGTTATTTGAATACTCTGAACTTGTCTTTTAACCATCTTTATGGTGAGGTTCCTACAGGAGGTGTCTTTAATAATGTTACAGCAATTTCACTCATTGGAAATAAGGATCTCTGTGGGGGAATACCTCAACTGAAGCTTCCTGCATGCTCTAAGTTGCCCTCCGAGAAACACAAGTGGTCTTTTAGAAAGAAACTCATCCTCATCATTGCAATTGCCGTTGTTGTTGGTTTGGTTACTTTGACACTGTTTATCAGCTTCTATTTGTTCAGGAAAAGGACCAAAACTTCATTGACTTTATGGTCTCCGAAAAATAGGTACGTGAAGGTTTCTTATGGAGAGCTGCATAAAGCAACCAACGGATTTTCTTCATCCAATTTGGTAGGGTCCGGAAGCTTTGGTTCTGTATATTGTGGATCTCTTCTCCCTTACAAAAGACCCATTGCTGTCAAGGTATTGAATCTTGAAACAGGTGGGGCATCAAAGAGTTTCGTAGCTGAGTGCAAGGTTCTAGGAAGGATCATGCATCGGAACCTTCTCAACATCTTGACATGTTGTTCAAGTATTGATTATAATGGTAAAGATTTCAAGGCTATAGTTTTTGACTTCATGCCCAATGGCAGTCTAGAAAGTTTGCTGCACAACAACGAAGATCTCGAGTCTAGAAATTTCAGTCTCAACCTTGAACTTATGCTAAACATTGCTCTTGATGTTGCTAATGCATTGGATTATCTTCATCATGGATCTGAGCAAGCTGTAGTTCACTGTGATATTAAGCCAAGCAACGTTCTTCTTGATGATGACATTGTTGCTCACTTGGGAGATTTTGGGTTAGCAAGGCTCCTTCATGTGACCACGGGACATTCCAACAGAGATCAGGTTAGTTCCTCTGCAATTAGAGGAACCATTGGATATGTTCCACCAG AGTACGGAACAGGGTGCAAAGTATCAGCAAAAGGAGATATCTACAGCTACGGAATTGTTGTGCTGGAGATGCTGACCAGAAGGAAACCTACTGATGCCATGTTTGGTGAAGCTCTAAGCCTACACAAATTCTGCCAAATGGCAATTCCAGAAGGAATCAGTGAGATAGTAGATCCACGTTTGCTTGTGCCAACTAATGAAGAAGGAAGAAGGGTGATGGAAAGCAAAATTAGGGAGTGTTTGGTGGGCTTTGCTAGGATTGGAGTTTTATGTTCTGCAGAATTACCTGATGAGCGAATGGACATAAAAGATGTGGTACTGGAGTTGCACACAATCAAACAGACACTGTGTCACTAA
- the LOC137823397 gene encoding probable zinc metalloprotease EGY2, chloroplastic yields MSLSLAAPSAFRGNLLLPLSRCTSCFEFDLRFHHSRGFPHSRRRFTSFKLFRNPRSSRRRGIACSVTEPQNGNDEKENEAYKNGETLPSEDSSEQSISPPVDGEQLNEFSDANKDQNDVQNVDSDEVASGSPLPGVKNVDSDEVASGSPLPGVKPQKLDEAIQIPKEAIEILRNQVFGFDTFFVTSQDPYEGGVLFKGNLRGQAAKSYDKISKRLKDKFGDEYKLFLLVNPEDDKPVAVVVPRTTLQPETTAVPEWFAAGAFGLVTVFTLLIRNVPALQSDLLSAFDNLNLLKDGLSGALVTALILGVHELGHFLAAKDCGVKLGVPYFVPSWQIGSFGAITRIRNIVPNREDLLKVAAAGPIAGYCLGLLLLLLGFVLPPSDGIGVVVDASVFHESFLAGGIAKLLLGNVLKEGTAISINPLVIWAWAGLLINAINSIPAGELDGGRISFALWGRKASLRITGVSIALLGLSSLLNDVAFYWVVLIFFLQRGPIAPLSEEITDPGEKYVAIGIIVLLLGLLVCLPYPFPFTDETLTSF; encoded by the exons ATGAGTCTCTCGCTAGCAGCTCCTTCAGCTTTTCGCGGGAATCTCCTCCTTCCTCTGTCGCGCTGTACCTCTTGCTTCGAATTTGATCTCCGTTTTCACCACTCCCGCGGCTTTCCTCATTCGCGTCGTCGGTTTACTTCGTTCAAGTTGTTTCGGAACCCGAG ATCCAGCCGGAGGAGAGGGATAGCTTGTAGTGTTACTGAGCCACAGAACGGCAACGACGAGAAG GAGAACGAAGCATATAAAAATGGAGAAACACTACCTTCGGAAGATTCCTCTGAGCAAAGTATCTCTCCACCTGTAGATGGAGAACAACTAAATGAATTTAGTGATGCAAATAAGGATCAGAATGATGTGCAG AATGTGGATAGCGATGAAGTTGCCAGTGGATCACCTCTGCCAGGTGTGAAG AATGTGGATAGCGATGAAGTTGCCAGTGGATCACCTCTGCCAGGTGTGAAG CCTCAGAAACTGGATGAAGCAATACAAATTCCCAAGGAAGCAATCGAAATTCTTAGGAACCAAGTTTTTGGCTTCGATACTTTTTTTGTAACAAGCCAAGATCCTTACGAG GGTGGAGTGTTGTTCAAAGGAAACTTGCGAGGGCAAGCTGCTAAAAGTTATGATAAAATCTCTAAGAGATTGAAA GATAAATTTGGAGATGAGTACAAGCTTTTCCTTTTAGTAAATCCAGAGGATGATAAGCCAGTGGCTGTTGTAGTTCCAAGAACAACCTTACAACCAGAGACAACTG CTGTACCTGAGTGGTTTGCTGCTGGAGCTTTTGGACTGGTTACGGTTTTTACCTTACTTATTCGCAATGTTCCTGCTTTGCAATCCGATTTATT ATCCGCTTTTGACAATCTGAACTTGTTAAAGGATGGCCTATCTGGAGCCCTTGTTACCGCACTTATTCTGGGGGTACATGAACTTGGTCACTTTTTAGCTGCCAAAGACTGTGGAGTTAAACTTGGGGTCCCGTATTTTGTTCCTAGCTGGCAG ATAGGCTCCTTTGGTGCCATTACGAGGATAAGAAACATAGTACCCAATCGCGAAGATCTGCTCAAGGTTGCAGCTGCTGGACCAATAGCTGGCTATTGCTTGGGtcttttgcttcttcttctaGGTTTTGTCTTGCCTCCCAGTGATGGTATTGGTGTTGTTGTTGATGCTTCTGTGTTTCACGAGTCGTTTCTTGCCGGCGGTATTG CAAAGCTGCTTCTTGGTAACGTTCTCAAGGAAGGAACTGCAATTTCTATCAACCCTCTTGTGATTTGGGCCTGGGCAGGACTCCTTATCAATGCCATCAACAGCATTCCTGCCGGAGAGCTTGATGGAGGGCGAATTTCTTTTGCCCTATGGGGAAGAAAG GCTTCATTACGCATCACAGGAGTTTCAATTGCGTTGCTGGGACTCTCGTCACTGCTTAATGATGTTGCTTTCTACTGGGTAGTTCTCATATTCTTCTTGCAAAGAGGTCCAATTGCTCCACTCTCTGAGGAAATAACTGATCCTGGTGAGAAATATGTTGCCATTGGAATAATAGTTTTGCTATTAGGCTTGTTGGTATGCCTCCCATACCCTTTCCCATTTACCGACGAAACCCTCACAAGTTTCTAG
- the LOC137824361 gene encoding uncharacterized protein, with product MASRARQPRKRMTGFTRKDAALDAMRQFGFGIKLVRETVDELLDVYGGPQGWPFIEETSYKLLIETLLSKQEDSAGKDKDGVNNVTPSAGISDIGSSGSGMVSEDTVMHTRDGLDLSTQARYQGNALPDVGDVALQAAGEGPEQGMNESKNEQKPAYNGKRINDSTIVNKVKSTSDKAPMIQSSKAFNHLPSHRREGYYGWIGNGSDEDKEYVQFPIPQLSEQIEKMIGQYEAPESSSSRRRQSRWDEKPECM from the exons ATGGCGTCAAGAGCACGACAACCCAGAAAG AGGATGACGGGTTTCACGCGCAAGGATGCTGCCCTGGACGCAATGCGCCAATTTGGATTTGGGATAAAACTAGTTCGAGAAACGGTTGACGAGCTTCTCGAT GTGTATGGTGGACCTCAAGGATGGCCCTTTATTGAAGAGACCTCTTACAAGCTCTTAATCGAGACCTTGCTTAGCAAACAAGAAGATTCTGCAGGAAAAGATAAG GATGGTGTTAATAATGTGACACCATCTGCTGGGATTTCTGATATTGGCTCTTCTGGTTCTGGAATGGTGTCTGAGGACACTGTAATGCATACTAGAGATGGTTTGGACTTATCTACTCAAGCCAGATATCAAGGCAATGCATTACCTG ATGTTGGGGATGTGGCCTTGCAAGCTGCTGGAGaaggacctgaacaaggcatgaaCGAGTCAAAAAATGAGCAAAAGCCTGCATATAATGGCAAAAGAATCAATGATAGCACCATTGTCAACAAAGTTAAGAGCACTTCTGACAAGGCTCCTATGATTCAATCTTCAAAAGCATTTAATCATCTTCCAAGTCACAGGCGTGAAGGTTACTATGGATGGATTGGTAATGGTAGTGACGAGGATAAGGAATATGTCCAGTTTCCAATTCCACAATTATCTGAACAAATTGAAAAGATGATTGGGCAGTATGAAGCTCCTGAAAGTAGCAGTAGTAGAAGGCGCCAGAGTAGATGGGATGAAAAGCCAGAATGCATGTAA
- the LOC137827134 gene encoding auxin transporter-like protein 1 has translation MLPQKQGEETMMSSLNETVEREEREDEKVGGSHSSLRSFLWHGGSVYDAWFSCASNQVAQVLLTLPYSFAQLGMLSGIIFQVFYGIMGSWTAYLISILYIEYRSRKEKENVSFKNHVIQWFEVLEGLLGPYWKAIGLAFNCTFLLFGSVIQLIACASNIYYINDHLDKRTWTYIFGACCATTVFVPSFHNYRIWSFLGLGMTTYTAWYLTIAAIVHGQVENVTHTGPKKMVLYFTGATNILYTFGGHAVTVEIMHAMWKPQKFKYIYLYATLFVFTLTLPSAIAVYWAFGDQLLDHSNAFSLLPRSGWRDTGVILMLIHQFITFGFACTPLYFVWEKVIGMHDTKSICLRALARLPVVIPIWFLAIIFPFFGPINSAVGALLVTFTVYIIPASAHMLTYRSASARQNAAEKLPFFVPSWTLMYVINAFVVVWVLVVGFGFGGWASMTNFIKQVDTFGLFAKCYQCPPHKTAASNQTLHH, from the exons ATGTTACCCCAGAAGCAAGGTGAAGAAACCATGATGTCAAGCCTCAATGAAACTGTTGAGCGTGAAGAGAGAGAGGATGAGAAGGTGGGTGGTTCACATTCCAGTCTGAGAAGCTTTCTGTGGCATGGTGGATCTGTTTATGATGCATGGTTCAGCTGTGCTTCAAATCAG GTTGCGCAGGTTCTGCTAACACTGCCATACTCTTTCGCTCAGCTGGGAATGCTTTCTGGCATCATATTCCAAGTCTTCTACGGAATAATGGGAAGTTGGACTGCTTATTTGATTAGCATTCTGTACATCGAGTACAGGAGcagaaaagagaaagagaatgtCAGCTTCAAAAACCATGTCATTCAG TGGTTTGAAGTGCTGGAAGGTTTACTAGGTCCATACTGGAAAGCCATTGGCTTGGCCTTTAATTGCACTTTTCTCCTCTTTGGATCTGTCATCCAGCTTATAGCTTGTGCAAG TAACATATACTACATAAATGACCACTTGGACAAGAGGACCTGGACTTACATATTCGGAGCATGCTGCGCGACAACAGTGTTTGTACCTTCATTTCACAACTACAGGATTTGGTCTTTCCTTGGTCTTGGCATGACCACGTACACAGCCTGGTACTTAACCATAGCAGCCATCGTTCATGGCCAG GTTGAAAATGTGACTCACACGGGCCCCAAAAAAATGGTTTTGTATTTCACGGGAGCCACCAACATTCTCTACACTTTCGGCGGGCACGCCGTCACAGT GGAAATCATGCATGCAATGTGGAAACCTCAAAAGTTCAAATATATCTATCTTTATGCGACTCTTTTTGTATTCACACTCACCCTACCATCTGCCATTGCCGTTTACTGGGCCTTTGGTGACCAACTCCTGGACCACTCCAATGCCTTCTCTCTTCTCCCCCGCTCTGGTTGGCGTGACACAGGTGTCATCTTAATGCTGATTCACCAG TTTATCACTTTTGGATTTGCTTGCACACCATTGTATTTTGTGTGGGAGAAAGTGATAGGAATGCATGACACAAAGAGCATATGTTTGAGGGCACTTGCAAGGTTGCCTGTGGTGATACCAATATGGTTTTTGGCTATTATTTTCCCTTTCTTTGGCCCTATTAACTCTGCTGTGGGAGCTCTTTTGGTTACCTTCACCGTCTATATCATCCCTGCTTCTGCCCATATGCTCACTTACAGGTCTGCTTCTGCAAGACAG AATGCTGCTGAGAAATTGCCCTTCTTCGTCCCAAGCTGGACGTTAATGTATGTGATCAATGCATTTGTGGTGGTGTGGGTTCTAGTGGTGGGATTTGGATTTGGAGGGTGGGCTAGCATGACAAACTTCATCAAACAGGTTGACACATTTGGACTCTTCGCCAAGTGCTACCAGTGTCCCCCGCACAAAACAGCAGCTTCCAACCAAACACTGCATCACTGA